A genomic window from Pantoea alhagi includes:
- the aaeB gene encoding p-hydroxybenzoic acid efflux pump subunit AaeB, translating into MQLERLRFPVKLTFAILTALLIGFHFNLETPRWAVMTAGIVAGGTAFAAGGDPYSGALRHRGMLRIIGTFLGCLAALVIMIATIRAPVVMMLLCCIWAGFCVWVSSLMRVENSYALGLAGYTALIIVISVDLTASTPMLAPQFAVERCSEIIIGIISAILADMVFSPRSIKKVIDKEIETLLLEQYRLLQLCVAHGDKEEVDKAWGNLVRRTTTLNGMRSQLNMESSRWQRANRRLKGIHTLSLTLITQAAETFLIQNSRPEFIPPQYRVLLEKEVNNLSDLHKHLKNLRRVISASGSKSTPMTLVSWTGAATQYLMLLKGVQTNSSMSQQEEALLNHEVEVVRARSAETHHAMINGIRTFVATALGTLFWLYSGWTSGSGCMLMLAVITALAMRAPNPLMMAKDFLYGMTVAVPLGALYFMVIMPSTQQSMLLLCIALGTLAFVAGIFIQRRQLGTLGAFVGTLNILVLDNPMTFSVNSFLDNALGQVIGCFVALMVILIIRDNSRARTGRTLLNRFMYAAVSALTTNQARRKENHLPALYQQLFLLLNLFPGDIDKYRLALTLIIGHQRLRNAEIPVNADLSAFHKQLRYTADRVIASRSDDKRRYYYQKLLREFDTYQEKLQLYQAPLSVTEPVKRLADMLKKYQNTLINI; encoded by the coding sequence ATGCAACTCGAACGATTACGCTTTCCGGTTAAGCTGACTTTTGCCATTCTTACCGCGCTACTGATTGGCTTTCATTTTAATCTGGAAACGCCGCGCTGGGCGGTGATGACTGCCGGGATCGTCGCCGGCGGTACCGCCTTTGCCGCAGGCGGCGACCCTTACTCTGGCGCGCTGCGCCATCGCGGTATGCTGCGTATCATCGGCACCTTCCTGGGCTGTCTGGCGGCGTTGGTGATTATGATCGCCACCATTCGCGCGCCGGTGGTCATGATGCTGCTCTGCTGTATCTGGGCTGGGTTCTGCGTTTGGGTTTCCTCTTTGATGCGTGTAGAAAACTCCTATGCGCTGGGGCTGGCGGGTTACACCGCATTGATTATTGTGATCAGCGTGGATTTAACCGCTAGCACGCCGATGCTGGCTCCGCAGTTTGCGGTAGAACGCTGCAGTGAGATTATTATTGGCATCATCTCAGCAATTTTGGCGGATATGGTGTTCTCGCCGCGCTCGATCAAAAAGGTGATCGATAAAGAGATCGAAACTCTGCTGTTAGAGCAGTATCGCCTGCTGCAGCTCTGCGTGGCTCATGGCGATAAAGAAGAGGTGGATAAGGCGTGGGGCAACCTGGTGCGGCGCACCACGACCCTTAACGGCATGCGCAGCCAGCTGAATATGGAGTCGTCACGCTGGCAGCGGGCAAACCGCCGCCTGAAAGGGATACACACGCTTTCGCTGACATTGATTACGCAGGCAGCGGAAACGTTCCTGATCCAAAACTCGCGTCCTGAATTTATACCGCCGCAGTATCGTGTTCTGCTGGAAAAAGAGGTCAACAACCTTAGCGATCTGCACAAGCATCTGAAAAATCTGCGACGCGTGATAAGCGCATCCGGCAGTAAAAGCACGCCGATGACGCTGGTGAGCTGGACAGGCGCTGCGACGCAATATTTGATGCTGTTAAAGGGCGTACAAACCAATAGCAGCATGAGTCAGCAGGAAGAGGCTTTGCTGAACCATGAAGTGGAAGTGGTGCGCGCGCGCTCAGCGGAAACCCATCATGCGATGATTAACGGCATCCGTACTTTCGTTGCTACGGCGCTGGGGACGCTCTTCTGGCTCTATAGCGGCTGGACGTCCGGCAGCGGCTGTATGCTGATGCTGGCGGTGATTACCGCGCTGGCGATGCGTGCACCGAATCCGCTGATGATGGCGAAAGACTTTCTTTACGGGATGACGGTGGCGGTACCGCTGGGGGCGCTCTATTTTATGGTGATTATGCCCTCTACGCAGCAGAGTATGCTGCTGCTCTGTATCGCGCTCGGTACACTGGCGTTTGTCGCCGGTATCTTTATCCAGCGGCGTCAGTTGGGTACGCTCGGTGCATTTGTCGGCACGCTGAATATTCTGGTGCTGGATAATCCAATGACGTTCTCGGTAAATTCCTTCCTTGATAATGCGCTGGGCCAGGTTATCGGCTGTTTTGTGGCGCTGATGGTGATCCTGATTATTCGCGACAACTCACGCGCCCGCACCGGACGCACCTTGCTGAATCGGTTTATGTATGCAGCAGTATCGGCTCTGACGACCAATCAGGCGCGACGTAAAGAGAACCATCTGCCTGCGCTTTATCAACAGCTGTTTTTACTGTTGAATCTGTTCCCTGGCGATATTGATAAGTACCGTCTGGCACTGACTTTGATTATTGGTCATCAGCGTTTGCGGAATGCAGAGATCCCGGTGAATGCCGATCTCTCGGCGTTTCATAAGCAGCTGCGTTATACCGCTGACCGGGTGATCGCTTCACGTAGCGATGACAAGCGACGTTATTATTATCAAAAGCTACTGCGCGAGTTTGATACCTATCAGGAAAAGCTCCAGCTCTATCAGGCGCCGCTAAGCGTTACCGAGCCGGTTAAGCGCCTGGCCGATATGCTGAAAAAATATCAGAATACCCTGATCAATATTTAA
- a CDS encoding NAD-dependent succinate-semialdehyde dehydrogenase: MTHSLQDHELFQTGCLINGQWQNLSETFEVLNPATGEAIARVAKGGKRETEQAIAAAGQAFPAWRALAAKQRSEILYRWYQLIIENKSWLGQLMTAEQGKPLKEAEGEVEYAASFIQWFAEQAKRVNGEIIPPAKSGARILVTREPVGVVAAITPWNFPMAMLTRKLGPALAAGCTGIIKPANNTPLSAFALLALAQKAGVPDGVLNGVAGDTHAISDAIMASGAVRKISFTGSTAVGKTLMRNAAETMKKISMELGGNAPYIVFEDADIEAAVKGAIANKFRNAGQVCVSVNRFFIHDAVYERFVERLAEEVNKLKVGNGMEEGVVVGPLINHAAVEKVEEHVKDAQAKGGRIVTGGARHALGGNFWQPTVIAEASEEMKLAHEETFGPVAACFRFTDEDEVIRRANATEYGLAAYFYTQNLQRIFRVSSALESGMIGINECAVSTELAPFGGVKESGLGREGSVLGMEEYLEVKALHIGGL, translated from the coding sequence ATGACCCATTCCCTGCAAGATCATGAACTTTTCCAGACGGGCTGTCTGATTAACGGCCAGTGGCAAAACCTGAGCGAAACCTTTGAGGTGCTAAATCCGGCTACCGGCGAGGCGATCGCGCGCGTAGCTAAAGGCGGCAAGCGCGAAACCGAACAGGCGATCGCGGCAGCCGGGCAAGCTTTTCCCGCCTGGCGTGCCCTGGCCGCGAAACAGCGATCGGAGATTCTTTATCGCTGGTATCAGCTGATTATTGAGAATAAAAGCTGGCTCGGGCAGCTGATGACCGCTGAACAGGGCAAACCGCTGAAAGAGGCTGAAGGTGAAGTGGAGTATGCCGCCAGCTTTATTCAGTGGTTTGCCGAGCAGGCCAAACGCGTCAATGGCGAAATCATTCCACCGGCCAAAAGCGGCGCGCGCATTCTGGTCACCCGGGAACCGGTGGGCGTGGTAGCTGCCATTACGCCGTGGAATTTTCCAATGGCAATGCTGACGCGGAAGCTGGGCCCCGCGCTGGCAGCAGGCTGCACCGGCATTATCAAGCCTGCCAATAATACGCCGCTTTCCGCTTTTGCGTTGCTGGCGTTGGCGCAAAAGGCAGGCGTACCCGATGGCGTGCTGAACGGCGTTGCTGGTGATACCCATGCTATCAGCGATGCCATTATGGCCAGCGGCGCGGTGCGTAAAATTTCCTTTACCGGCTCCACTGCCGTAGGCAAAACCCTGATGCGTAACGCTGCAGAAACCATGAAAAAAATTTCTATGGAGCTGGGCGGCAACGCGCCTTATATCGTGTTTGAGGATGCGGATATTGAGGCTGCGGTTAAAGGGGCGATCGCCAATAAATTCCGTAATGCCGGCCAGGTTTGCGTTAGCGTGAATCGCTTTTTTATTCACGATGCGGTTTATGAGCGCTTTGTTGAGCGGCTGGCAGAGGAGGTTAACAAACTCAAGGTCGGCAACGGCATGGAGGAGGGCGTAGTGGTTGGCCCGTTAATCAATCATGCTGCGGTAGAAAAAGTTGAGGAGCATGTAAAAGATGCGCAGGCGAAGGGCGGACGTATCGTGACCGGCGGCGCACGGCATGCTTTAGGCGGTAATTTCTGGCAGCCCACGGTTATCGCCGAGGCCAGTGAAGAGATGAAGTTAGCGCATGAAGAGACTTTTGGCCCGGTAGCAGCCTGTTTTCGTTTTACTGATGAAGATGAGGTTATCCGTCGGGCAAACGCCACGGAATATGGCCTTGCAGCCTATTTTTATACGCAAAACCTGCAACGGATCTTTCGCGTATCTTCCGCGCTGGAAAGCGGCATGATCGGTATCAATGAGTGTGCAGTATCAACCGAACTGGCACCTTTCGGTGGCGTAAAAGAGTCCGGCCTGGGACGTGAAGGCTCGGTATTAGGTATGGAAGAGTATCTGGAAGTAAAAGCCCTGCATATTGGTGGCCTGTAA
- the aaeR gene encoding HTH-type transcriptional activator AaeR, producing MERLKGMSVFAKVVELGSFTAAARQLQMSVSSISQIVSKLEDELQVKLLNRSTRSLGLTEAGRIYYQGCRRMLTEAHQVHEQLYAFNNLPIGTLRIGSSSTMAQNVLANMTAEMLQEYPGLTVNLVTGIPAPDLIADGLDVVIRVGALQDSSLFSRRLGSMPMVVCAAKHYLEQHGTPEKPADIANFSWLEYSVRPDSDFELIAPEGISTHLSPQGRFVTNDSQTLIRWLKAGCGIAYVPLMWVIEEIKAGEVEILFSRYQSDPRPVYALYTQKDKLPLKVQVCIDYLSVWFKKVAEIYQEHRNSG from the coding sequence ATGGAACGACTCAAGGGTATGTCGGTTTTTGCCAAAGTGGTTGAATTGGGGTCGTTTACTGCCGCTGCGCGTCAGTTACAGATGAGCGTTTCCTCAATAAGCCAGATTGTCTCTAAACTGGAAGATGAACTGCAGGTTAAATTACTCAATCGCAGCACCCGCAGCCTTGGGCTGACCGAGGCGGGCCGCATCTACTATCAGGGGTGTCGCCGGATGCTGACGGAAGCGCATCAGGTACATGAACAGCTGTATGCTTTTAATAACTTGCCGATCGGCACGCTGCGCATCGGCAGCTCATCCACCATGGCGCAAAACGTGTTGGCGAATATGACGGCGGAAATGCTGCAGGAATATCCCGGCCTGACGGTGAATCTGGTAACCGGTATTCCGGCACCCGATCTGATTGCCGATGGGCTGGACGTGGTGATCCGGGTCGGGGCGTTACAGGATTCCAGCCTGTTTTCGCGCCGCCTGGGCTCAATGCCGATGGTGGTTTGCGCCGCGAAACACTACCTTGAGCAGCACGGTACGCCCGAGAAACCCGCCGATATTGCTAACTTTTCATGGCTGGAATATAGCGTGCGGCCAGACAGCGATTTCGAACTGATCGCGCCGGAAGGGATCAGCACGCATCTTTCGCCGCAGGGGCGCTTTGTTACCAATGACTCACAAACGCTGATCCGCTGGCTGAAGGCAGGCTGCGGCATCGCCTATGTTCCGCTGATGTGGGTGATCGAAGAGATTAAGGCGGGTGAAGTGGAGATACTGTTTAGTCGCTATCAGTCAGATCCGCGTCCGGTCTATGCTCTTTATACGCAGAAAGATAAGCTGCCGTTGAAAGTACAGGTGTGTATTGATTATCTCAGCGTCTGGTTTAAAAAGGTGGCGGAGATCTATCAGGAACATCGCAACAGCGGTTAA
- the aaeA gene encoding p-hydroxybenzoic acid efflux pump subunit AaeA — protein MKALIRKIARYAITLILVVIAVVVVFRAWAFYTESPWTRDAKFAADVVAIAPDVTGLITDVRVHDNQLIKKGDVLFTIDQPRFEKALAEADADVQYYQALVNEKRREAARRNKLGVIAMSREAIEQSNNDLQTAEHQLAKAQASRDLAKLDLERTVIRAPANGWVTNLNVFTGEFITRGTTSVALVKQNSYYVMAYMEETKLEGVRPGYRAEITPLGSDRVLRGTVDSVAAGVTNSSSSVDSKGMATIDSNLEWVRLAQRVPVKIRLDRQQGNLYPAGTTATIVITGEKDREQKPENPLTRLLHRLREFG, from the coding sequence GTGAAAGCTCTAATAAGAAAAATTGCGCGCTATGCCATTACCCTGATTCTGGTTGTTATCGCCGTGGTGGTTGTTTTCCGCGCCTGGGCTTTTTATACCGAATCGCCCTGGACACGAGATGCTAAATTCGCCGCTGACGTGGTGGCTATCGCCCCTGACGTCACCGGTCTGATTACTGACGTGCGCGTGCATGATAACCAGCTGATAAAAAAGGGCGACGTGCTGTTTACCATCGACCAGCCGCGTTTCGAGAAAGCGCTCGCGGAAGCGGATGCGGATGTTCAGTATTACCAGGCGTTGGTTAATGAGAAACGTCGTGAAGCGGCCCGCCGCAACAAGCTGGGCGTGATCGCCATGTCACGCGAAGCGATCGAACAATCCAATAACGATCTGCAAACTGCCGAACATCAGCTGGCGAAGGCGCAGGCCTCGCGCGATTTGGCGAAGCTGGATCTGGAACGTACGGTTATCCGGGCGCCGGCTAATGGCTGGGTTACCAACCTCAATGTATTTACCGGTGAGTTTATTACGCGCGGCACAACTTCCGTGGCGCTGGTAAAACAGAACTCCTACTACGTGATGGCCTACATGGAAGAGACCAAGCTGGAAGGTGTTCGTCCCGGCTATCGTGCTGAGATCACACCGCTGGGCAGCGATCGCGTGCTGCGTGGTACGGTTGATTCGGTGGCTGCTGGCGTGACCAACAGCAGCAGCAGCGTCGACAGCAAAGGTATGGCTACCATCGATTCGAATCTGGAGTGGGTGCGTCTGGCGCAGCGCGTGCCGGTCAAGATCCGCCTCGATCGGCAGCAGGGTAACCTCTATCCTGCGGGCACTACTGCCACTATCGTTATCACCGGCGAGAAAGATCGCGAGCAGAAACCGGAAAATCCTCTGACCCGGCTGCTGCATCGCCTGCGTGAGTTCGGCTAA
- the tldD gene encoding metalloprotease TldD gives MSLNLVSEQLLTANNINQQDLFTLLGQLSERRLDYADLYFQSSYHESWVLEDRIIKDGSWNIDQGVGVRAVSGEKTGFAYADQITLNALQLSAQAARSIVREQGNGKAQALAAVSHQALYPAFDPLQSLSREEKIALLHRVDSAARMADKRVQEVSASLTGVYELVLVAATDGTLAADVRPLVRLSVSVLVEEDGKRERGSSGGGGRTGYDFFLADEAGEVRAERWAREAVRMALVNLSAVAAPAGSIPVVLGAGWPGVLLHEAVGHGLEGDFNRRGTSMFSGQMGKLVASELCTVVDDGTLDGLRGSLAIDDEGVPGQYNVLIENGILKGYMQDKLNARLMGVKPTGNGRRESYAHLPMPRMTNTYMLAGQSTPQEIIESVEYGLYAPNFGGGQVDITSGKFVFSTSEAYLIEKGKVTRPVKGATLIGSGIEAMQQISMVGNDLALDKGVGVCGKEGQSLPVGVGQPTLKLDRLTVGGTA, from the coding sequence ATGAGTCTGAATCTGGTAAGTGAGCAATTGCTAACTGCGAACAACATCAATCAGCAGGATTTGTTCACCCTGCTTGGGCAGCTTTCAGAACGTCGCCTGGATTATGCCGATCTCTATTTCCAGTCCAGCTACCATGAGTCCTGGGTGCTGGAGGATCGCATCATTAAAGATGGCTCCTGGAATATCGATCAGGGCGTTGGAGTACGCGCCGTTAGCGGTGAGAAAACCGGCTTCGCCTATGCTGACCAAATTACCCTGAACGCACTGCAGCTAAGCGCGCAGGCTGCCCGCAGCATTGTTCGTGAGCAGGGCAACGGCAAGGCGCAGGCGCTGGCTGCGGTATCGCATCAGGCGCTTTATCCCGCTTTCGATCCTTTACAAAGCCTGTCGCGCGAAGAAAAAATCGCTCTGCTGCACCGCGTCGATAGCGCGGCACGTATGGCGGACAAGCGCGTGCAGGAAGTCAGCGCCAGCCTGACCGGCGTATATGAACTGGTGCTGGTGGCGGCGACCGACGGCACGCTGGCGGCAGACGTGCGTCCTTTGGTGCGCTTGTCGGTCAGCGTACTGGTGGAAGAGGATGGCAAACGCGAGCGCGGTTCCAGCGGCGGCGGCGGACGTACCGGCTATGATTTCTTCCTTGCTGATGAAGCGGGCGAAGTGCGGGCCGAGCGCTGGGCGCGCGAAGCGGTACGCATGGCGCTGGTTAACCTCTCCGCCGTTGCGGCGCCTGCGGGCTCAATCCCGGTGGTGCTGGGCGCAGGCTGGCCTGGCGTGCTGCTGCACGAAGCGGTCGGGCATGGGCTGGAAGGTGATTTCAACCGACGCGGCACCTCTATGTTCAGTGGGCAGATGGGCAAACTGGTGGCATCTGAACTCTGTACGGTGGTAGATGATGGTACGCTGGATGGCCTGCGCGGTTCGTTAGCCATTGATGATGAAGGCGTACCGGGCCAGTACAACGTGCTGATCGAAAATGGCATATTGAAAGGCTATATGCAGGATAAGCTTAACGCGCGCCTGATGGGGGTTAAGCCCACCGGTAATGGTCGCCGTGAATCTTATGCGCATCTGCCAATGCCGCGCATGACCAATACCTATATGCTGGCGGGGCAGTCGACGCCGCAGGAAATTATTGAAAGCGTGGAGTATGGCCTCTACGCGCCTAACTTTGGCGGCGGGCAGGTGGATATCACCTCCGGCAAGTTTGTTTTCTCTACTTCAGAAGCCTATTTGATCGAGAAAGGAAAAGTGACGCGTCCGGTAAAAGGCGCGACGCTGATTGGATCGGGTATTGAAGCGATGCAGCAAATTTCCATGGTCGGCAACGATCTGGCGCTGGATAAAGGCGTGGGCGTATGCGGCAAGGAAGGGCAGAGCCTGCCGGTAGGTGTCGGCCAGCCAACGCTGAAACTGGATCGTTTGACCGTAGGCGGCACCGCCTGA
- the aaeX gene encoding p-hydroxybenzoic acid efflux pump operon protein AaeX: protein MSVLPVIVIFGLSFPPIFFEIIVSLLLFWLVRRVLQPVGLYDFVWHPALFNTALYCCLFYLVSCLFV, encoded by the coding sequence ATGAGTGTGTTACCGGTTATTGTCATATTTGGGCTCTCTTTTCCGCCCATATTTTTTGAAATCATTGTCTCGCTCTTGCTGTTCTGGCTGGTACGTCGCGTATTGCAGCCGGTTGGTTTGTATGATTTTGTCTGGCATCCGGCGCTGTTTAATACCGCACTCTATTGTTGCCTGTTCTATTTAGTATCCTGTCTGTTCGTCTGA
- the yhdP gene encoding AsmA2 domain-containing protein YhdP: MRQLPRILLLTGVAVIVIVALLVSGLRLVMPQLNHHRSALLGAVSSATGLKMDAASLQGRWENFGPTLDVRRLAVSLPDGGSLDIGRVTLALDVWQSLLHARWQFRELTFWQLDLDSRSPLISNDKNNHTLKAGQINDLFLRQFDHFDLRDSRIRFQTLSGQRAELAIPRLSWLNEKARHRAEGEVSLSSFTGQHGVVQVRLDLHDENGLLNDGRIWLQADDVDVKPWLGQWMRDNTTLQSARFSLAAWLSLKEGEVYDGDVWLKQGGARWQGDKQPHRLEVDNLTMHLARWRSGWTVTVPQNSLRTDGQPWPKGHFSLAWLPQHAIGPEPQSVEELRVRATGLNLQRLEPLIPLFSRLSPQMLENWRTLQPHGQIDALALDIPLQQPDQSRFQARWRDLSWQHWQLLPGAQHVTGTLSGSLPDGRLDIGIKDAVMPYGTMFRAPLEIKSATGTLSWQQSKNALALQGKNLDVQARSLWAKGDFSYRQGTGLAPRLDILAGIHVTNAGDAWRYFPEPLMGTHLTDYLSGAIKGGQAANATLLFAGNPKLFPFRHNEGMFEVSVPLRRASYAFQPGWPALENLDIDLDFVNDGLWMTAKQAMLGKVQANNVSAVIPDYLKEKLIVNGDLRGEAADIRAYFNQTPLRSSLGAALDELQLGGETGGHLQLDIPLDGEQVHARGDVQLANNTLLIAPLNSRLTALNGSFTYDNGNLHSDTLRANWFGQPVSVNFHTEERPQDYQIGVSLAAEWQVNKLAALPAGVSQQLRGTLPWQGDVAITLPNKGGAKYKIDLAGDLKNVSSNLPSPLAKKRGEALPLKITASGDLQHFDLQGVAGDQQRFNSRWLPGKQLRLDRGIWLNEAKSTPALPDARGMVLQLPPLDGDSWLKLLMADGGTQKAASKTGGGGAITGNRLPGDITLSTPALQLAGQQWRDTQITLRQLMAGGMQVEAQSREINGKLDIPPSGPWRAHLGWLYYNPEWQSGSEEASPTQPQESSAINFAGWPALQINCDDCWLRGQKFGRIQAYLTPQKDTLMLTNGLVDTGSSRLTVSGEWVNRSAEQRTSLKGKLSGSNINNATNWFGVNTPLRDAPFALDYDLHWRAAPWQPSESSLSGVLKTHFGRGQIADVSSGRAGQLLRLVSFDALLRKLRLDFSDTFSEGFWFDSINGTAWIKDGVMQTDNLLVDGLEADIAMQGKLDLVKRQIDMEAVVAPEISASVGVATAFVINPVVGAAVFAASKVLGPLWNKISLLRYHISGPIDKPEINEVLRKPREKSAK; encoded by the coding sequence GTGAGGCAACTGCCCAGGATCCTGTTACTTACAGGCGTTGCGGTAATCGTTATCGTTGCGCTACTGGTCAGTGGCTTGCGGCTGGTGATGCCGCAGTTAAATCATCATCGCAGCGCGCTGCTTGGCGCCGTTTCCTCCGCGACCGGTTTAAAAATGGATGCTGCCTCATTGCAGGGGCGCTGGGAAAACTTCGGCCCGACGCTGGATGTGCGCCGGTTGGCCGTTTCCCTGCCCGACGGCGGCTCGCTGGATATTGGCCGCGTGACGCTGGCGCTGGATGTCTGGCAATCCCTGTTGCACGCCCGCTGGCAGTTTCGTGAGCTGACTTTCTGGCAGCTCGACCTCGATAGCCGTTCGCCGCTGATCAGTAATGATAAAAATAATCACACGCTAAAAGCGGGTCAGATCAACGATCTGTTCCTGCGTCAGTTCGACCATTTTGATCTGCGCGATAGCCGTATTCGTTTTCAAACGCTTTCCGGGCAGCGCGCCGAGCTGGCGATACCGCGGCTGAGCTGGCTGAATGAAAAAGCGCGCCATCGGGCAGAAGGGGAAGTCAGCCTCTCCAGCTTTACCGGCCAGCATGGCGTGGTACAGGTACGCTTAGATCTGCATGATGAGAATGGTCTGTTGAATGACGGACGCATCTGGCTACAGGCGGACGACGTGGATGTTAAGCCCTGGCTGGGGCAGTGGATGCGCGATAATACCACGCTTCAGAGCGCGCGTTTCAGCCTGGCCGCCTGGCTTAGCCTGAAAGAGGGCGAAGTGTATGATGGCGATGTCTGGCTGAAACAGGGCGGCGCACGCTGGCAGGGCGATAAGCAACCGCATCGGCTGGAGGTGGATAACCTGACGATGCATCTGGCGCGCTGGCGCAGCGGCTGGACGGTAACCGTGCCGCAAAACAGCTTACGCACCGATGGCCAGCCATGGCCAAAAGGGCACTTTTCTCTGGCCTGGCTGCCGCAGCATGCTATCGGCCCGGAGCCGCAAAGCGTGGAAGAGCTGCGCGTACGCGCCACCGGGCTTAATCTCCAGCGGCTGGAACCGCTAATTCCGTTATTCTCCCGCCTGTCGCCGCAGATGCTGGAGAACTGGCGCACCCTGCAGCCGCACGGGCAAATTGATGCGCTGGCGCTGGATATTCCGCTGCAGCAGCCGGATCAAAGTCGCTTTCAGGCGCGCTGGCGCGATTTAAGCTGGCAACACTGGCAGCTGCTGCCGGGCGCGCAGCATGTTACCGGCACACTGAGCGGTAGCCTGCCGGATGGTCGGCTGGATATTGGCATCAAAGACGCGGTAATGCCTTACGGCACCATGTTTCGGGCACCACTGGAGATCAAAAGCGCCACCGGCACCCTGAGCTGGCAGCAAAGTAAAAATGCGCTGGCGCTGCAGGGCAAAAACCTTGATGTACAGGCGCGCTCGCTGTGGGCCAAAGGGGATTTCAGCTACCGTCAGGGCACCGGACTGGCGCCGCGCCTCGATATTCTGGCCGGGATCCATGTCACCAATGCTGGCGATGCCTGGCGTTACTTCCCTGAACCGCTGATGGGCACTCACTTAACCGATTATCTCAGCGGGGCGATTAAAGGCGGGCAGGCCGCTAACGCTACGCTACTGTTTGCCGGCAATCCAAAACTATTCCCCTTCCGCCATAACGAAGGCATGTTTGAAGTCTCTGTGCCGCTGCGTCGCGCAAGCTACGCTTTTCAGCCAGGCTGGCCGGCGCTTGAAAATCTGGATATCGATCTCGATTTTGTTAACGATGGCCTGTGGATGACAGCGAAGCAGGCGATGCTCGGCAAGGTTCAGGCAAACAACGTCAGCGCCGTGATACCGGATTACCTGAAAGAGAAGCTGATCGTTAATGGCGATCTGCGCGGCGAGGCGGCTGACATCCGCGCTTACTTTAACCAGACGCCGCTGCGATCTTCGCTGGGTGCCGCGCTGGATGAACTGCAGTTGGGCGGAGAAACCGGCGGGCACCTGCAACTGGATATTCCGCTGGATGGCGAGCAGGTTCATGCGCGCGGTGATGTGCAGCTGGCGAATAACACGCTGCTTATCGCCCCGCTGAATAGTCGTCTTACCGCGCTTAACGGCAGTTTTACCTACGATAATGGCAACCTGCACAGCGATACGCTGCGGGCCAACTGGTTTGGGCAGCCGGTTAGCGTTAATTTTCATACCGAAGAGCGGCCGCAGGATTATCAAATTGGCGTTAGTCTGGCGGCTGAGTGGCAGGTTAATAAACTTGCGGCGCTGCCCGCAGGCGTGAGCCAGCAGCTGAGGGGCACGCTTCCCTGGCAGGGCGATGTTGCTATCACGTTGCCAAATAAGGGCGGAGCGAAATATAAAATTGATCTTGCTGGCGACCTGAAGAATGTAAGCAGTAACTTACCTTCTCCGCTGGCTAAAAAGCGCGGCGAAGCGCTGCCGCTAAAGATAACGGCAAGCGGCGATCTGCAGCACTTTGACTTACAGGGCGTAGCAGGTGATCAGCAGCGCTTTAACAGCCGCTGGCTGCCTGGTAAACAGCTGCGTCTCGATCGCGGTATCTGGCTGAACGAGGCGAAAAGCACGCCAGCCCTGCCGGATGCGCGCGGTATGGTGCTGCAGCTACCGCCGCTGGACGGCGACAGTTGGTTGAAACTGCTGATGGCCGATGGCGGAACGCAGAAAGCCGCCTCAAAAACCGGCGGCGGCGGTGCGATAACCGGTAACCGGCTACCTGGCGATATCACGCTGAGTACGCCCGCTCTCCAGCTGGCAGGACAGCAGTGGCGCGATACGCAGATTACGCTGCGCCAGCTGATGGCTGGGGGAATGCAGGTCGAGGCGCAGAGCCGTGAAATCAACGGCAAGTTAGATATTCCCCCCAGTGGGCCATGGCGCGCGCATCTTGGCTGGCTTTATTACAACCCGGAATGGCAAAGCGGCAGCGAAGAGGCCTCACCCACTCAGCCGCAGGAAAGCAGCGCGATTAACTTTGCCGGCTGGCCGGCGCTGCAAATCAACTGTGACGATTGCTGGCTGCGCGGACAAAAGTTCGGACGCATCCAGGCATACCTGACGCCGCAGAAGGATACGCTAATGCTGACCAACGGGCTGGTGGATACCGGCAGCTCGCGCCTGACCGTTAGCGGCGAGTGGGTTAATCGCTCCGCCGAACAGCGTACCTCGCTGAAAGGCAAACTCAGCGGCAGCAATATCAATAATGCCACCAACTGGTTTGGCGTGAATACGCCGCTACGCGATGCGCCTTTCGCGCTCGATTATGATCTGCACTGGCGTGCTGCGCCCTGGCAGCCATCGGAATCGTCGCTAAGCGGCGTGCTGAAAACCCATTTTGGCAGAGGGCAAATCGCTGATGTCAGCAGTGGACGTGCCGGTCAGCTGCTGCGGCTGGTTAGCTTCGACGCACTGCTGCGCAAGTTGCGCCTCGATTTTAGCGATACCTTTAGCGAAGGGTTCTGGTTTGACTCTATTAACGGCACGGCATGGATCAAAGATGGCGTGATGCAAACCGACAATCTGCTGGTAGATGGGCTGGAAGCGGATATCGCCATGCAGGGCAAGCTGGATCTGGTGAAGCGGCAGATTGATATGGAAGCCGTTGTTGCCCCTGAAATTTCAGCATCGGTGGGGGTTGCGACCGCGTTTGTGATCAATCCGGTGGTCGGCGCAGCGGTTTTTGCTGCCAGCAAGGTGCTGGGACCGTTATGGAACAAAATCTCACTGCTGCGTTATCACATCAGCGGCCCCATCGATAAACCGGAAATTAACGAAGTGTTGCGCAAACCGCGTGAAAAGAGCGCGAAGTGA